The genomic region TCAAGCCCTGGTTTGAGAACCTCCCGGCAGCCCTACTCAAGGGAGGGTGGCACCCGCCGGTCCTGCTGGTGGACGGCCGGGTCGTCTGCCAGGGACGGGTTCCGTCGGTCTCCTTCGTCAAGGAGGCGGTGCGGGCTGCATTCCAACGACTCGGGGCGAGCGGTTCGCGGGACGGTTGACGGGACGTTCATGATATTTGCAACCAACGGATGACACCAGATCTGAACCTCAACTGTTTCCGCCTCTTCAGACCGATACCTATCCGCCGCTACCGATTCAACGCACGCGTGCCGCCGCCCATTCCAGTAGCGGAATGAGCGCGTCTCTCAGGATCTCGCCCTGGCGCGTCAAGGAATACTCGACGCGTGGCGGGATCTCCGGATATGCTTGGCGTTCCACTATGCCCTGCTCTTCCAGTTCCCGCAGCCGGTCAGTGAGGGTTCGGGGCGATATCCCCGGGAGAGCTGCTTGGAGGACGTGGAAACGCGTTCGCGCCTTGTTGCCCACGATCCCGATGACGAGGACGGACCACTTTCTGCCCAATGTTTCCATGACATCGTCCAGCGGGTAGACGCAGTAATCACGGCCGTCCTTCTGGATGACGCAAAAGTCCGGGCCCGCGGCCCGCGCCTTGGCCCGCTTCGCTGCGCCCTTACGCAGTAACGTCGTATCACCTCACTCGTCCGTATATCAACTTCCCAGTCCATAATAACTATGGATTCTGCAGCGACGCGAAGGGTGCCTTCACCCGGGGCCCCACCCGCGGACCTGCCGGATCTGGACGCTAGGAAGGAGATGGAATATTGACCCCCGATTGTTGCCGCGTGACGAACAAACCGATGGAGGAGTGGGCGAAGCCCGGTCAGACCACTGAAGAAGAATCGCCGGGGGACCGATGATGACCGCTCCGAAGGGGGCAAGACACCAACACCCCCAACCATGGGAGGGAGAGAACATCCCACGCATCCGGTCAGTGGGCAGGCTTGAAGTGACGACGGCAGACGCCTACTGGACGCTCGTCGCCATCGATCCGGATCAGGCGGCGTCCGCTTGTCCAGCCTGTGGCCATCGAGGGGCGGAGGTCGCCCCGATAACGGTAAGGAGCATAACGAAACGAGACCATCACCCGGCACTCGGGGACATGAAGGGTTTTCGCTTCAGCGACACTCGGGACTGCCCCGTCGTCTATTACAACAACCCGAGCGGCATCTACGTCACCAAGGACGAAACGGTCAAGCGCGTGGGCCAGAAGGAAACCGGAGGCAGTCGCACTATGTGTTATTG from Euryarchaeota archaeon harbors:
- a CDS encoding helix-turn-helix transcriptional regulator, which encodes METLGRKWSVLVIGIVGNKARTRFHVLQAALPGISPRTLTDRLRELEEQGIVERQAYPEIPPRVEYSLTRQGEILRDALIPLLEWAAARVR